GATCGCCTTGATCTCAGCCTTATGCGCCGGTCCGCCCCCGATATCCCTCACAACCTCCTTCAGGGTCATTCCCATGGGCACTTCGACAAGCCCGGTGTTCTTGATCTTGCCGACAAGACTGAAGATCTTAGTGCCCGAACTCCCCGACGTCCCGAGAGCGGCGAATGACCGCCCTCCCATGGCTATTGTCACAGGAATGTTGGCCCACGTTTCCACGTTGTTTATCATCGTGGGTTTTCCATAGAGACCTTTCACTATGGGAAAGGGGGGGCGCTGCCGTGGTTCCCCCATATGGCCTTCAATGGACCTTATCAGGGCCGTTTCCTCTCCGCATACGAATGCGCCCGCGCCTTTCACGATCTCTATATCAAAAGAGAACCCTGTTCCGAGGATGTCTTCCCCCAGCAGTCCCAGATGTCGCGCCTGCCTGAGGGCCATGTTCAGATGCTTTATCGCCAGGGGATATTCCGTTCTCACATAGATGATGCCCTCTGTTGCACCTGTGCCGTATGCACCGACGAGCATGCCTTCGATTATGCTGTGAGGGTTGCCTTCCAGAACGCTCCTGTCCATGTAGGCCCCAGGGTCACCCTCATCGGCATTGCATATGAGATACTTCGCGGTTTTATTCCCCTGTGAAGCAAAGAGCTCCCACTTCTGGCCGGTGGGAAACCCTGCGCCACCGCGGCCCCTCAACCCCGATGCCTTCACCTCGTCAATGACAAACCGGGGATCCCCCCGGGAAATGACATTCACAAGGGACTGGTAGCCGTCGTTCTTGATGTAGTCAAGGATACGGATGGGATCGACCTTCTCGTTTCGTCCTATTACCGTCCGCACCTGTTTCCTGAAAAAGGGTATGTCATCCTGTTTCTCGACGGGCTCGCCCGTTTCCGGGTCGACGAAAAGCAGTTCCCTGATGATCTCCCCCTTCGATACGGCTTCGATGATCCTTGCCATATCATCCGGGTTGACCTTGGGATAGAACGTCCGCGCCGGCTCCACCAGTATAGATGGTTCCATGGCGCAGAACCCGTGGCAACCCGTGATGCGGAGGCGAACCTTGTCGGCAAGTTTTTTCTGAAGAAGCTCTCTCTTGGCAGCGCGTATCAGAGGATTGGCGCCGCTTGCCTGGCAACACGTGCCCGCAGGGATGACAATGGTTGGAGTATCCATGTCGTTATGAGCGGCAAGTCGTGCCTTAAGTGTCATGTACGTATCTATCGACGTGAGTTTGTTCTTGTGTTCGTTCATCAGATCGTTGCTCCATTCAGAGTAAGCATGTGTCCGGTGCATCCCTTGCGGGAGCAGATGCTGATAATCCCCGCCCCTCCATCCACATTCATATCCCCCATGGGGGCGTTGCACTCCAGGCAGTCGAAGTCACCTTGAAGGTTTGAGCCGCAATGGGGACAAAGGGGTGTCAACAGCGCGTCCTCGGAGACAGCATGCTCCAGGACCTTCACGGAGCTGCCGTAGCGAGATGGCAACCTCATCCACCCGGTTCCTGCAGCAGTCACGACATTGATCCGTATGGAAGGATGTCCGTCGATGGGATACGCGATGTCCATCAGATTCCGTCCACACTGAGGGCAGGAAGCCTCGAAGGAAAACCCGCAATCTTTTGATCCACCGATCGATTCCAGGGTTCCGTTCCTGGTCGCTTCGATTATGTCCTTGACCCCTCTCTTTGTCACGTTCGCGTGGTAGTGGCCGTCGGAAACCACTATCGGACCCAGCGCGCATGCCCCAAGGCAATTGACTGTTTCAAAGCTGATCTCATTATCGGGGGTTGTCTCACCCGGTTCCAGATCCAGTTGTCGCTTGAATTCGGCAACAACGGTTTCGGCACCGCGGACGTGGCAGGCCGTCCCCCGGCAGGCGGACACGCAGTGTTTTCCCCTTGGCTTCAGGCTGAAGGCCTTGTAGAAGGTCGCGACGCCGTAGACATCCGTCAATGAGCATCCTGTTTCGGCAGCGACAAGCCTCAATGCTTCCTCGGACAAATAGGTGTATTTCTCCTGTATGTCCTCAAGGATGGAGATGATCTCCGCCTTGCCTTTGCCTTTGCGAATAATGTTCAAAATATCTTCCGTTTCCATATGACTTTCTCCTGAGAGCTTATTCCTCGCACTTCCCGCTAATGATCTTCTACCGATACTCCTCGCAATGCCACACACCACCTTCGTGCTTCGAGAAGACACAATCATCCCGGTTCCTGCATGTGGTACACAGCCCTGCGCAATCTGCCGCACCGTCCTGCCGAGTATCCTCGCGGACGATCTCACCATCGACGGGGTTTTGAACAGGCTGCGAGGTCAGTGCCGGGATACCATCGTCGCTGGCAAACTCCTCGCAATAGAACACGTGCTCCCCCGACTCAGCTGTAAGAGAGCATATGTCGAAATTTACACAATTGGGGCACAACCCCCCGTAACTGCTCGCTTGAGAGGGTACAGACTTAACCTTCCCGCTCCCGGACCTGATCATACTCTTCATGGGTGTCTCCCTTTCAGTTCGATTGATTGCTTTTGCGGAATGAGCGATGCATTTTCCTTGCCGCGATGATCCGCTGCAAGCGAATGCCGGTCCTCCCTTTCCGGCAGTCAC
This sequence is a window from Syntrophorhabdaceae bacterium. Protein-coding genes within it:
- a CDS encoding NAD(P)H-dependent oxidoreductase subunit E; translation: METEDILNIIRKGKGKAEIISILEDIQEKYTYLSEEALRLVAAETGCSLTDVYGVATFYKAFSLKPRGKHCVSACRGTACHVRGAETVVAEFKRQLDLEPGETTPDNEISFETVNCLGACALGPIVVSDGHYHANVTKRGVKDIIEATRNGTLESIGGSKDCGFSFEASCPQCGRNLMDIAYPIDGHPSIRINVVTAAGTGWMRLPSRYGSSVKVLEHAVSEDALLTPLCPHCGSNLQGDFDCLECNAPMGDMNVDGGAGIISICSRKGCTGHMLTLNGATI